TAAAGCAAAGCAGTTGAATCAAAAACTTCTTATAGAAATCAAAACGACCAAACAAGATAGTCCAGATTTAGTCGATCGCTTTATTGAAAAATATCGAAATATCGTCTTAAAAGAAGAACACATTATTCAAACATTGACCTTCAATACGGCAACAGAGCTCAAAGAAAAAGAGCCCGATTTTTATGTTGGTTATATCCTACCTTTCAATATCGTTGGTCCACCGGTAGCTAATGTTGATTTTTTCACTATGGAATATACCACATTGAACAGAAATTTTGTCAATGCTGCACACAGCGATGGAAAAAAAGTCTATGCCTGGACTGCAAATGATGAAGATACCATGACACGGATGATGTTTTATGGCGTTGACGGTATCATTACGGATAAGCTCAAATTGCTGAATGAAACGATTCGAACAGATGTCGATGAATTGACCTATTCAGATAAATTACTTCATTTCGTTATAGGTATTGGATAAGTGTCAGAAGAATCCTTTTTATAAATCAATAAGGATTTCAGCTTGGTTCTTACTAATTATTCAAAATAAAAATGCGATGCAAAAGTAAGCTCTACTTTTGCATCGCATTTTTTACTATTTCTTGCCCATTCGGCTTTTACCATCTTGACACATATATAATAGCGGGCAAATCTCACATTTAGGATTTCGCGCCAAGCAATGATAGCGTCCGAAAAAAATCATCGTATGATGTGTCTTCACCCATAGCTCTTTAGGGATCTTGCGCATCAATGTGTCTTCTACTTCTCGTACACTGGCATCTAATTTACAAATTCGTAAGCGTTTTGACACTCTTTCAACATGGGTGTCCACAGCAATAGCTGGCTCACCAAAAGCATCTCCCATAACAACGTTCGCAGTTTTTCGACCGACACCAGGCAAAGTGATCAATTCTTCTCGGGTCTCTGGTACTTTCCCGTCAAACTTTTCCAATAATTGTGCCGCACAAGCTTTGATATTTTTCGCTTTGTTGCGATACAATCCAATTGTTTTGATCTTTTCAATGATTCCTTCGATTGGGGCATTTGCTAACGCCTCTGGTGTTGGATAAGCAGCAAATAATGCGGGTGTTGCTTTATTTACTGAAACATCTGTTACCTGAGCACTCAAAATGACTGCAATCAACAACTGAAATGGATTTTGATGTGTCAGCTCACATTCCGCTTCTGGAAACATGTCATACATAATTTCGATCGCTTCCATTGTTTTCTCTTTGGAAAGCATATATCTACCTCCTACTCGTTATCTTCCGGATTGAGCCAATTATGAAGAGTAACTTTGGGAATCGGCTCATTTGCAGCACCTTGCTGCTCAATTTCTTTTTGAATCAACGCCTGTTTTCGGCGTTTTTGATCTTCTGCCACTTGCTCTTTTGTTGTAATATTTTTACGTTCCCAAGCAAGCAAAATACGATCAATATATTTTAAACTGTACGCTTGATTCAAGACAGCTTCTCTTAAAGCTAACCTGATCAATTCAGGTTGATAATGATCAGTTTCTAACCACTGGCCGATCATTTCTAATTCGATCGGAGACAGTCGTCTGCCAAATTCTTTCTCGAATCCTTGATATAATTGTTTGATTGATTCTTCTGATGAATGCTCCTGCTCTTGTTCTATCTGTTTTTCCTGTAATAAAGAAATTTTCTCAAAAATTGGCAGTAGATCATAGGTATCTATCATTTGCCCTTGCTCGTTTTGTTTTGTTTGGATTATTAGAAATCCTCTTGAAATAAGTTGGTTCAACAACTTATAAATGACTTCCATTGGCTTATTCATGATCTGACTGATTTCAGCTAAATCTGGAAAAAGATCTCCTTTAGCTTGTGAACGGAATAGTTGCAGCCAAAAAAGGAATTCCTCATCTGTTAAGCCGATTTTTTGATAATTTTCTATTACTAGATTGGAGACAGTCGTTTCACCGGCTTGCAGGTATTGATTGATTGACAACATAACTGCTCCCTACTTTCTTTTCCTTAATTAGTTACTCATTGATTTTGTAAACATCATAATAAACAGATTTCATGTAATCGATCAGATATTGCGGATTCAATTCTTCTCCTGTTGCATCTTTGATCAACTGATTGGGCTTTCTTGAAGCCCCATATTGATGAATATGTTCAGTCAACCAGTTTTTGATCGGTGAGTAGTCATCACTTGCTAGAACTTCATTGATCTCAACATCATTTTCCATTGCATGACGCAATTGCGCTGCATACATATAACCAAGTGCATAGGATGGGAAATAGCCAAAACTACCACCAGACCAATGCACATCCTGAACGATTCCTTCAAGATCATTTTCCGGACGAATCCCTAAATATTCTTCATATTTGTCATTCCAGATTTTTGGTAATTCATCCACTGAGATATCCTCATTAAAAATCATTTTTTCGATTTCATAACGAATGATGATATGAAGCGGGTAAGTCAGACTATCTGCTTCGATTCGAATCAAGCTGGCTTTGGTCTCTTTCAAAGAATCATAAAAATCAGCGAACGTAATGTCGTCAAATGTTCCTTCTGTACATTCTTTGAAAAATGGAAATTGCTTTTCCCAAAACTGCCTATTACTGCCAATAATGATTTCATTAAATAATGACTGCGATTCATGGATCCCCATTGACGCACCGGTAGAGAGCGGTGTGTAATCATATTTTGGATCGATACTTTGTTCGTAAATACCATGTCCTGCTTCATGGATAACCCCGAAAGTTGCCATTGAAAAATTTGTTTCATCCCAGCGCGTAGTGATTCTTGCATCATTGCGATTCAAATCCAACATAAAAGGATGAACCGTATCGTCTAAACGACCACGAGAAAAATCATAGCCTAATTGTTCTGCTACTCCTATGACAAATTTTCGCTGCTGTTCTTTTGTCACTTTTCTCGATAAAAAGTCTGTTCTAGGTGCAGTTCCTTTTTCAGCGATCGTTGCTCTGATTTCCATGATCCCAGTTTTGACTTGAGCAAAGATTTTATCTAGTTTTGCAACAGTTAATTCAGGTTCATATTGGTTCAATAAAACATCGTAATTTGTTGCTTCCTCTTTTTTCCAATAAGGGATAAACTCTTTTAGAAAAGCAATGATCGTTTGGATTTCAGCTTTCATTTGCCCAAAATCTTTCATTTTTCTAGCTTTGAGCCATGCCGCATGCGCATTGGTCAGTGCTGTGTT
This sequence is a window from Enterococcus wangshanyuanii. Protein-coding genes within it:
- a CDS encoding DnaD domain protein; protein product: MLSINQYLQAGETTVSNLVIENYQKIGLTDEEFLFWLQLFRSQAKGDLFPDLAEISQIMNKPMEVIYKLLNQLISRGFLIIQTKQNEQGQMIDTYDLLPIFEKISLLQEKQIEQEQEHSSEESIKQLYQGFEKEFGRRLSPIELEMIGQWLETDHYQPELIRLALREAVLNQAYSLKYIDRILLAWERKNITTKEQVAEDQKRRKQALIQKEIEQQGAANEPIPKVTLHNWLNPEDNE
- a CDS encoding carboxypeptidase M32; this translates as MKEQEFLQEVKEIELLNSALGLLEWDSQTGMPEAGSEFRGETVGYLSGMSFERSVGPKIQEALSYFDEHPDELSEVGLAVYKQVKEDYELNHSIPPERMQAYNTALTNAHAAWLKARKMKDFGQMKAEIQTIIAFLKEFIPYWKKEEATNYDVLLNQYEPELTVAKLDKIFAQVKTGIMEIRATIAEKGTAPRTDFLSRKVTKEQQRKFVIGVAEQLGYDFSRGRLDDTVHPFMLDLNRNDARITTRWDETNFSMATFGVIHEAGHGIYEQSIDPKYDYTPLSTGASMGIHESQSLFNEIIIGSNRQFWEKQFPFFKECTEGTFDDITFADFYDSLKETKASLIRIEADSLTYPLHIIIRYEIEKMIFNEDISVDELPKIWNDKYEEYLGIRPENDLEGIVQDVHWSGGSFGYFPSYALGYMYAAQLRHAMENDVEINEVLASDDYSPIKNWLTEHIHQYGASRKPNQLIKDATGEELNPQYLIDYMKSVYYDVYKINE
- the nth gene encoding endonuclease III, which translates into the protein MLSKEKTMEAIEIMYDMFPEAECELTHQNPFQLLIAVILSAQVTDVSVNKATPALFAAYPTPEALANAPIEGIIEKIKTIGLYRNKAKNIKACAAQLLEKFDGKVPETREELITLPGVGRKTANVVMGDAFGEPAIAVDTHVERVSKRLRICKLDASVREVEDTLMRKIPKELWVKTHHTMIFFGRYHCLARNPKCEICPLLYMCQDGKSRMGKK